Proteins co-encoded in one Cupriavidus taiwanensis genomic window:
- a CDS encoding alpha-1,4-glucan--maltose-1-phosphate maltosyltransferase: MRICQIDLTGTPEADQHALQRVAALGFDHVLIGGWPHLPGEDTLAACARHGLAPLLDISLDRYMADGAAGTDDLPDAAWIDSGAPAFAPHETDNHIPGSRLRWHDRQIAEALVQWWAARLRLAWAAGAAGFCCRAPARVPGPCWAALLASLRNDAVPETARGTPRFLAWTPGLTPAQLEELAPAGFDGAFCSLPWWDYRSAWLTEEMARLRRLGRVLAAPALAPARHDALSARRALWTAAAIGDGILVPAGFETGGAHARDPLAPDGHAHEGVPYDITHEVLEANTWLAARDPAPALAVRLVSGPDAPLTVLARLPAPDGHGQGADAAPRRDDPAVPEAGPALAVVLNPDPMEPASLGADRVLSAMPHASARLEPAAGGPGGTLDGTSRLDALSSITLAPADIRLYEVPPVPLSRPGMPRPDATAPHGHETLAVTGLGSVVAAMEAPRIAIEQVEPACDAGRFAVRRVVGERVAVSADIWMDGHDKLAAAVLWRAPGETEWRETPMRPGINDRWEGSFPLVALGRHEFTVEAWRDSYASWLDEIGKKRAVGLDVALETEEGARLVADALLPPGGNGNKGNGRKSGKQGDRKATGSELAAIVDELTAAAGDDERRLQLLLSERTAAAMQAVMQTPAGRPFASRHPVAMPVEADRLAARYASWYELFPRSQSNDAQRHGTFDDVIARLPAIRAMGFDVLYFPPIHPIGRTHRKGRNNSLRSEPGDPGSPYAIGGAEGGHDALHPELGTFDDFSRLIDAAAANGLELALDFAIQCSPDHPWLRDHPEWFAHRPDGSLRYAENPPKKYEDIVNVDFYAAAPAGAALWQALRDVVMFWADHGIRIFRVDNPHTKPLPFWEWMIADVRARHPDTIFLAEAFTRPKMMARLAKLGFSQSYTYFTWRNAKWELAEYLTELTQSPLRDFFRPHFFVNTPDINPYFLHHGGRPAFLIRAALATLLSGLWGMYSGFELCESAPFVLDGKVREEYLDSEKYQLRVRDWQQPGNIVAEISRLNEIRAGHPALQNHLGLRFYHAGSDAVLWFARFVPGTDYLFGDDVLLVAINLDPRTAHDADIEIPLWEWGLPDQAGLAVHELMRGQRFELRGKHQRIRLDPAQLPFAVWHVQPLERPAPRPPAAPVSTDPHGA; the protein is encoded by the coding sequence GTGCGGATCTGCCAGATCGACCTGACCGGAACGCCCGAAGCCGATCAACATGCGCTGCAGCGCGTGGCGGCACTGGGGTTCGACCACGTATTGATCGGCGGCTGGCCGCACCTGCCTGGGGAAGACACGCTTGCGGCGTGCGCCCGGCATGGACTGGCCCCCCTGCTCGATATTTCACTGGACCGCTACATGGCGGACGGCGCCGCCGGGACCGATGACCTTCCCGATGCCGCCTGGATCGATAGCGGCGCGCCCGCCTTCGCGCCGCACGAAACCGACAACCATATCCCCGGCTCGCGCCTGCGCTGGCATGACCGGCAGATCGCCGAGGCGCTGGTGCAATGGTGGGCGGCGCGGCTGCGCCTGGCGTGGGCCGCGGGCGCGGCCGGCTTCTGCTGCCGCGCGCCGGCACGCGTGCCGGGCCCGTGCTGGGCCGCACTGCTGGCGAGCTTGCGCAACGATGCGGTGCCGGAAACGGCGCGCGGCACGCCGCGCTTCCTGGCCTGGACCCCGGGGCTGACGCCGGCACAGCTGGAAGAGCTCGCGCCCGCCGGCTTCGACGGCGCCTTCTGCTCGCTGCCGTGGTGGGACTACCGCAGCGCCTGGCTGACCGAGGAAATGGCGCGGCTGCGCCGCCTCGGCCGCGTGCTCGCGGCGCCGGCGCTGGCGCCGGCGCGCCATGACGCGCTCAGCGCGCGGCGCGCGCTGTGGACTGCCGCGGCGATCGGCGACGGCATCCTGGTGCCGGCGGGATTCGAGACCGGCGGCGCGCATGCGCGCGATCCGCTGGCGCCGGACGGTCACGCGCATGAAGGCGTGCCTTACGACATCACCCATGAAGTGCTCGAGGCCAATACCTGGCTGGCCGCGCGCGACCCCGCACCGGCCCTGGCGGTGCGCCTGGTGAGCGGCCCCGACGCGCCGCTGACCGTGCTGGCGCGCCTGCCTGCCCCCGACGGCCATGGCCAAGGTGCCGATGCGGCACCGCGCCGCGATGACCCGGCCGTGCCCGAGGCCGGCCCCGCGCTGGCGGTGGTGCTCAATCCCGATCCGATGGAACCGGCCAGCCTCGGCGCCGACCGCGTGCTCAGTGCCATGCCGCATGCCAGCGCGCGCCTGGAGCCGGCCGCGGGCGGCCCGGGCGGCACCCTCGACGGCACCAGCCGGCTCGATGCGCTGTCCAGCATCACGCTGGCGCCGGCCGACATCCGCCTCTATGAAGTGCCGCCGGTGCCGCTGAGCCGGCCTGGCATGCCGCGCCCGGACGCGACCGCGCCGCACGGCCACGAAACCCTCGCGGTCACCGGCCTGGGCAGCGTGGTGGCCGCCATGGAGGCGCCGCGCATCGCCATCGAACAGGTCGAGCCCGCCTGCGACGCCGGACGCTTCGCGGTGCGCCGCGTGGTGGGCGAGCGCGTCGCCGTCAGCGCCGATATCTGGATGGATGGGCACGACAAGCTTGCCGCCGCGGTGTTGTGGCGCGCGCCGGGCGAGACCGAGTGGCGCGAGACGCCGATGCGGCCCGGCATCAACGACCGCTGGGAAGGCAGCTTCCCGCTGGTGGCGCTGGGCCGCCATGAATTCACGGTCGAGGCCTGGCGCGACAGCTACGCCAGCTGGCTCGACGAGATCGGCAAGAAGCGCGCGGTGGGCCTCGACGTTGCGCTGGAAACCGAGGAAGGTGCCCGGCTGGTGGCGGACGCGCTGCTGCCTCCGGGCGGGAACGGGAACAAGGGCAACGGCAGGAAGAGCGGCAAGCAGGGCGACCGCAAAGCCACCGGCAGCGAACTGGCCGCCATCGTCGACGAGCTGACCGCCGCCGCCGGCGATGACGAACGGCGCCTGCAGCTGCTGCTGTCCGAGCGCACCGCCGCGGCCATGCAGGCGGTGATGCAGACCCCGGCCGGACGCCCGTTCGCGTCGCGCCATCCGGTCGCGATGCCGGTCGAGGCCGACCGGCTGGCCGCGCGTTACGCCAGCTGGTACGAGCTTTTTCCGCGCTCGCAAAGCAACGACGCGCAGCGCCATGGCACCTTCGACGACGTCATCGCGCGCCTGCCCGCGATCCGAGCGATGGGCTTCGACGTGCTGTACTTCCCGCCGATCCACCCGATCGGACGCACCCATCGCAAGGGCCGCAACAACAGCCTGCGCAGCGAGCCGGGCGACCCCGGCAGCCCCTATGCCATCGGCGGCGCGGAAGGCGGCCACGATGCGCTGCATCCGGAACTGGGCACGTTCGACGATTTCAGCCGGCTGATCGACGCCGCCGCAGCCAATGGCCTGGAGCTGGCGCTGGACTTCGCAATCCAGTGCTCGCCCGACCATCCGTGGCTGCGGGACCATCCGGAGTGGTTCGCGCACCGGCCCGACGGCTCGCTGCGCTACGCCGAGAACCCGCCCAAGAAATACGAGGACATCGTCAACGTCGACTTCTACGCCGCGGCGCCGGCCGGTGCCGCGCTGTGGCAGGCACTGCGCGACGTGGTGATGTTCTGGGCCGACCACGGCATCCGCATCTTCCGCGTCGACAATCCGCACACCAAGCCGCTGCCGTTCTGGGAATGGATGATCGCCGACGTGCGCGCGCGCCACCCCGACACCATCTTCCTGGCCGAGGCCTTCACCCGGCCCAAGATGATGGCGCGGCTGGCCAAGCTGGGCTTCAGCCAGTCGTACACCTACTTCACCTGGCGCAACGCCAAGTGGGAGCTGGCCGAGTACCTGACCGAACTGACGCAAAGCCCGCTGCGCGACTTCTTCCGCCCGCACTTCTTCGTCAACACGCCCGACATCAACCCCTACTTCCTGCATCACGGCGGCCGCCCCGCATTCCTGATCCGCGCGGCGCTGGCGACGCTGCTGTCCGGGCTGTGGGGCATGTACAGCGGCTTCGAGCTGTGCGAGAGCGCGCCCTTCGTGCTCGACGGCAAGGTGCGCGAGGAGTACCTGGACTCGGAGAAATACCAGCTGCGCGTGCGCGACTGGCAGCAGCCGGGCAATATCGTCGCCGAGATCTCGCGGCTCAACGAGATCCGTGCCGGCCACCCCGCGCTGCAGAACCACCTCGGGCTGCGCTTCTACCATGCCGGCAGCGACGCGGTGCTGTGGTTCGCGCGCTTCGTGCCGGGCACCGATTACCTGTTCGGCGACGACGTGCTGCTGGTGGCGATCAACCTCGACCCGCGCACCGCGCACGATGCCGATATCGAAATCCCGCTGTGGGAATGGGGCCTGCCCGACCAGGCCGGCCTGGCGGTGCACGAGCTGATGCGCGGCCAGCGCTTCGAGCTGCGCGGCAAGCACCAGCGCATCCGGCTCGACCCGGCGCAGCTGCCGTTCGCGGTCTGGCATGTGCAGCCGCTGGAACGTCCCGCCCCCCGGCCACCTGCTGCGCCGGTCTCGACCGACCCGCACGGCGCCTGA
- the treS gene encoding maltose alpha-D-glucosyltransferase, with the protein MKRLTETASAALLNADPLWYKDAVIYQLHIKSFFDANGDGVGDFAGLLGKLDYLVNLGVDTVWLLPFYPSPRRDDGYDIADYRNVHPDYGTLADARRFIAAAHARGLRVITELVINHTSDQHPWFQRARKAKPGSAARRYYVWSDHDQAYAGTRIIFCDTEKSNWSWDPVAGAYFWHRFYSHQPDLNFDNPQVLNEVLSVMRFWLDMGVDGLRLDAVPYLVEREGTSNENLPETHAVIRSIRSHLDQHFPGRMLLAEANMWPEDAQQYFGLTGPEPEGDECHMAFHFPLMPRMYMAIAREDRFPITDIMRQTPEVPPNCQWAIFLRNHDELTLEMVTSSERDYLWEVYATDRRARINLGIRRRLAPLMERDRRRIELMNSLLFSMPGTPVIYYGDEIGMGDNIHLGDRDGVRTPMQWSPDRNGGFSHADPERLVLPPLQGPLYGYEAVNVEAQARDPHSLLNWMRRMLALRRKHRAFGRGTLRFLFPGNRKILAYLREFEGEHILCVANLSRAPQAVELDLSAFNGRVPVEMMGATPFPAIGTLTYLLTLPPYGFYWFVLSDEAQPPSWHVEAPEQMPDQITLVMQNTGRPELTEASRRLMASEVLPHYIGRRRWFGAKHERIDRVALAYLLPFARGGGGEDIYLGEVEVGLPGRSERYQLPVGILWDRESADGVSQLAHGLSMARVRQGSRVGLATDGFVVEPFAREVVRALRNGLQLHAGHDLIHFRAEPGLAALELERDPIEYMSAEQSNSSLSYNNTAVLKLVRRLSGGIHPEAEMTRYLTVQGYAHAAALLGEVVRTGPDGVPHTMMLLQGYILNQGNGWDWTLDYLGRAIDDALPSQDSEDEFAEAMNGYAALAGTLGRRLAELHAVLARPTDDDAFTPLPATDDDARAWAGQALEALQRALDRLQARPAADAASPAFEADVQTLMAAREGLPGLVEQLAAAAPGSLQTRIHGDFHLGQVLIAQNDTYLVDFEGEPGLPLDWRRRKTSPLRDVAGLLRSLDYAAATVGTDRSERTHSELPPQLAERRAVLLERFRTTANEAFLNCYRQHMEAARMPWAAPDQLQPLLDLFLLERAAYEVEYEAANRVAWIDLPASGLARLLRKLAPQGEQP; encoded by the coding sequence ATGAAACGCCTTACCGAAACCGCCAGCGCCGCCCTGCTAAACGCCGATCCGCTCTGGTACAAGGATGCGGTCATCTACCAGCTGCACATCAAGTCCTTCTTCGATGCCAATGGCGATGGCGTGGGCGACTTCGCCGGCCTGCTCGGCAAGCTCGACTATCTGGTCAACCTGGGCGTCGACACGGTGTGGCTGCTGCCGTTCTATCCGTCGCCGCGCCGCGACGACGGCTATGACATCGCCGACTACCGCAACGTCCACCCCGACTACGGCACCCTGGCCGACGCGCGGCGCTTTATCGCCGCGGCGCATGCGCGCGGGCTGCGCGTGATCACCGAGCTGGTGATCAACCACACCTCGGACCAGCACCCGTGGTTCCAGCGCGCGCGCAAGGCCAAGCCCGGCTCGGCGGCGCGCCGCTACTACGTGTGGTCGGACCATGACCAGGCCTACGCCGGCACGCGCATCATCTTCTGCGATACCGAGAAATCCAACTGGAGCTGGGATCCGGTGGCGGGCGCGTATTTCTGGCACCGCTTCTACTCGCACCAGCCGGACCTGAACTTCGACAATCCGCAGGTGCTCAACGAAGTGCTGTCGGTGATGCGCTTCTGGCTCGACATGGGGGTCGACGGCCTGCGCCTGGACGCGGTGCCCTACCTGGTCGAGCGCGAAGGCACCAGCAACGAGAACCTGCCCGAGACCCATGCCGTGATCCGCAGCATCCGTTCCCACCTGGACCAGCACTTCCCCGGCCGCATGCTGCTGGCCGAGGCCAACATGTGGCCGGAGGACGCGCAGCAGTACTTCGGCCTGACCGGGCCCGAGCCGGAAGGCGACGAATGCCACATGGCGTTCCACTTCCCGCTGATGCCGCGCATGTACATGGCGATCGCGCGCGAAGACCGCTTCCCGATCACCGACATCATGCGCCAGACGCCGGAGGTGCCGCCCAACTGCCAGTGGGCGATCTTCCTGCGCAACCATGACGAGCTGACGCTGGAGATGGTGACCAGCAGCGAGCGCGACTACCTGTGGGAGGTCTACGCCACCGACCGGCGCGCCCGCATCAACCTGGGCATCCGCCGCCGCCTGGCGCCGCTGATGGAGCGCGACCGCCGCCGCATCGAGCTGATGAACAGCCTGTTGTTCTCGATGCCGGGCACGCCGGTGATCTACTACGGCGACGAGATCGGCATGGGCGACAACATCCACCTGGGCGACCGCGACGGCGTGCGCACGCCGATGCAGTGGTCGCCCGACCGCAACGGCGGCTTCTCGCATGCCGATCCCGAGCGCCTGGTGCTGCCGCCGCTGCAGGGCCCGCTGTATGGCTACGAGGCGGTCAATGTCGAGGCCCAGGCGCGCGATCCGCATTCGCTGCTGAACTGGATGCGGCGCATGCTGGCGCTGCGGCGCAAGCACCGCGCCTTCGGCCGCGGCACGCTGCGCTTCCTGTTCCCCGGCAACCGCAAGATCCTGGCGTACCTGCGCGAGTTCGAGGGCGAGCACATCCTGTGCGTGGCCAACCTGTCGCGCGCGCCGCAGGCGGTGGAGCTGGACCTGTCCGCGTTCAACGGCCGCGTGCCGGTGGAGATGATGGGCGCGACGCCGTTCCCGGCGATCGGCACGCTGACCTACCTGCTGACGCTGCCGCCCTATGGCTTCTACTGGTTCGTGCTGAGTGACGAGGCGCAGCCGCCGTCGTGGCACGTGGAGGCGCCCGAGCAAATGCCAGACCAGATCACCCTTGTGATGCAGAACACGGGCCGGCCCGAGCTGACCGAGGCCTCGCGCCGGCTGATGGCCAGCGAGGTGCTGCCGCACTACATCGGCCGGCGCCGCTGGTTCGGCGCCAAGCACGAGCGCATCGACCGCGTCGCGCTGGCCTACCTGCTGCCGTTTGCGCGCGGCGGCGGCGGCGAGGACATCTACCTGGGCGAGGTCGAGGTGGGACTGCCCGGGCGCAGCGAGCGCTACCAGCTGCCGGTGGGGATCCTGTGGGACCGCGAAAGCGCCGACGGGGTCTCGCAGCTGGCGCACGGGCTGTCGATGGCGCGCGTGCGCCAGGGCAGCCGCGTGGGGCTGGCCACCGACGGCTTCGTGGTCGAACCGTTCGCGCGCGAGGTGGTGCGCGCCTTGCGCAACGGCCTGCAGCTGCACGCCGGGCACGACCTGATCCACTTCCGCGCCGAACCCGGGCTGGCCGCGCTGGAACTGGAGCGCGACCCGATCGAGTACATGTCGGCCGAGCAGTCCAACAGCTCGCTGTCGTACAACAACACCGCCGTGCTCAAGCTGGTGCGCCGGCTCTCGGGCGGCATCCACCCCGAAGCCGAGATGACGCGCTACCTGACCGTGCAGGGCTATGCCCACGCCGCGGCGCTGCTGGGCGAAGTGGTGCGCACCGGGCCGGACGGCGTGCCGCATACGATGATGCTGCTGCAGGGCTATATCCTGAACCAGGGCAACGGCTGGGACTGGACCCTCGATTACCTGGGCCGCGCCATCGACGATGCGCTGCCGTCGCAGGACAGCGAGGACGAGTTCGCCGAGGCCATGAACGGCTACGCCGCGCTGGCCGGCACGCTCGGGCGCCGGCTGGCCGAACTGCACGCGGTGCTGGCGCGCCCCACCGACGACGACGCCTTCACGCCGCTGCCCGCCACCGACGATGATGCGCGCGCCTGGGCCGGGCAGGCGCTGGAGGCGCTGCAGCGCGCGCTGGACCGGCTCCAGGCACGGCCCGCCGCCGACGCCGCCAGCCCGGCCTTCGAAGCCGATGTGCAAACCCTGATGGCCGCGCGCGAGGGGCTGCCCGGACTGGTCGAGCAGCTCGCGGCCGCGGCCCCCGGCAGCCTGCAGACCCGCATCCACGGCGACTTCCACCTGGGCCAGGTGCTGATCGCACAGAACGACACCTACCTGGTCGACTTCGAAGGCGAGCCCGGCCTGCCGCTGGACTGGCGCCGGCGCAAGACCTCGCCGCTGCGCGACGTGGCCGGGCTGCTGCGCTCGCTCGACTATGCCGCCGCCACGGTCGGCACCGACCGCAGCGAACGCACCCACAGCGAACTGCCGCCACAGCTGGCCGAACGCCGCGCGGTGCTGCTGGAGCGCTTCCGCACCACCGCCAACGAAGCCTTCCTGAACTGCTACCGCCAGCACATGGAGGCCGCGCGCATGCCCTGGGCGGCGCCCGACCAGCTGCAGCCGCTGCTCGACCTGTTCCTGCTGGAACGCGCGGCGTATGAAGTCGAATACGAAGCCGCCAACCGGGTCGCGTGGATCGACCTGCCGGCCAGCGGGCTGGCCCGCCTGCTGCGCAAGCTGGCGCCGCAGGGAGAACAGCCATGA
- the glgB gene encoding 1,4-alpha-glucan branching protein GlgB encodes MSPPAGTGGTGGTGGTTRAGEQAGLLPGHELDALLGGRHPDPFGVLGPHPDGDATLVRACLPGAASVQLADADGAPLAEMERLHGGGVFAARLPRASGTGAGAAAYRLRVQWSDGTEQCSADPYAFGLLLGELDLHLIAEGRHFELGACLGAQCQRVDGIDGVRFAVWAPNARRVSVIADFNGWHPARHPMRLRHPSGIWELFVPAALGAIPGSRYKYDLLDPHGTELPDKADPLALAAEAPPATASIVTGPGQGAPPFTWHDDEWMARRQQRDPYRTPMSVYEVHVLSWLRAANDAQHGWNILADRLVPYVQELGFTHIELLPITEHPFGGSWGYQPLSLYAPTARLGPPQAFAAFIDRCHQAGIGVILDWVPAHFPTDPHGLAQFDGTALYEHQDPREGFHQDWNTLIYNLGRNEVRGFLLAGALHWLEHFHADGLRVDAVASMLYRDYSREPGQWVPNRFGGRENLEAVEFLRELNAVVHQRCPGALTIAEESTAWPGVTASVASGGLGFDFKWNMGWMHDTLHYLAHEPVHRAWHHQNMTFGLVYAWSEAFVLPLSHDEVVHGKGSMIGKVPGDEWQRFAGLRAYYGFMWAHPGKKLLFMGGELAQWQEWNHDAELDWPLLDQPMHRGMHTLVRDLNRLYRELPALHALDHSPEGFQWVVGDDNHNSVFAWLRRAGPDRREVVLAVVNMTPVPRQGYRIGVPYAGAWRECLNTDAAVYGGSNVGNGGAVMAVDVPSHGQPASLALTLPPLATLVLRFEQDDGSEGAAT; translated from the coding sequence ATGAGCCCCCCCGCCGGCACCGGCGGCACCGGCGGCACCGGCGGCACCACGCGCGCCGGCGAGCAGGCGGGACTGCTGCCCGGCCATGAACTCGACGCCCTGCTGGGCGGCCGCCATCCCGATCCGTTCGGCGTGCTGGGACCGCATCCGGATGGCGACGCCACGCTGGTGCGCGCCTGCCTGCCCGGGGCGGCGTCGGTGCAGCTGGCCGATGCCGACGGCGCGCCGCTGGCGGAGATGGAGCGCCTGCATGGCGGCGGCGTATTCGCGGCCCGCTTGCCGCGCGCCAGTGGCACCGGCGCCGGCGCCGCGGCCTACCGGCTGCGCGTGCAATGGTCCGACGGCACCGAGCAGTGCAGCGCCGACCCCTACGCCTTCGGCCTGCTGCTGGGCGAGCTGGACCTGCACCTGATCGCCGAGGGCCGGCACTTCGAGCTGGGCGCCTGCCTGGGCGCGCAATGCCAGCGCGTGGACGGCATCGACGGCGTGCGCTTCGCGGTGTGGGCGCCGAATGCGCGGCGGGTTTCGGTGATCGCCGACTTCAACGGCTGGCACCCGGCACGGCATCCGATGCGGCTGCGCCATCCCAGCGGGATCTGGGAGCTGTTCGTTCCAGCCGCGCTGGGCGCCATTCCGGGCAGCCGCTACAAGTACGACCTGCTCGACCCGCACGGCACCGAACTGCCCGACAAGGCCGACCCGCTGGCACTGGCCGCCGAAGCGCCGCCCGCCACCGCCTCGATCGTGACCGGTCCCGGCCAGGGCGCGCCCCCGTTCACCTGGCACGATGACGAATGGATGGCCCGCCGCCAGCAGCGCGACCCGTACCGCACGCCAATGTCGGTCTACGAGGTCCACGTGCTGTCGTGGCTGCGCGCGGCCAACGACGCGCAGCATGGCTGGAACATCCTGGCCGACCGGCTGGTGCCCTACGTGCAGGAGCTGGGCTTTACGCATATCGAACTGCTGCCCATCACCGAGCACCCGTTCGGCGGCTCGTGGGGCTACCAGCCGCTGTCGCTGTACGCCCCCACCGCGCGGCTGGGACCGCCGCAGGCCTTTGCCGCATTCATCGACCGCTGCCACCAGGCCGGCATCGGCGTGATCCTGGACTGGGTGCCGGCGCACTTCCCCACCGATCCGCATGGGCTGGCGCAATTCGACGGCACCGCGCTGTACGAGCACCAGGATCCGCGCGAAGGCTTCCACCAGGACTGGAACACGCTGATCTACAACCTCGGCCGCAACGAAGTGCGCGGCTTCCTGCTGGCCGGCGCGCTGCACTGGCTCGAGCACTTCCACGCCGACGGCCTGCGCGTCGACGCAGTCGCTTCCATGCTCTACCGCGACTACAGCCGCGAGCCGGGCCAGTGGGTGCCGAACCGCTTCGGCGGCCGCGAGAACCTCGAAGCAGTGGAGTTCCTGCGCGAACTCAACGCCGTGGTCCACCAGCGCTGCCCGGGCGCGCTGACCATCGCCGAAGAGTCCACCGCATGGCCCGGCGTCACCGCCAGTGTCGCCAGCGGCGGGCTGGGCTTCGACTTCAAGTGGAATATGGGCTGGATGCACGACACCCTGCACTACCTTGCGCATGAACCGGTCCACCGCGCCTGGCACCACCAGAACATGACCTTCGGCCTGGTCTATGCCTGGTCCGAAGCCTTCGTGCTGCCGCTGTCGCATGACGAGGTGGTGCACGGCAAGGGCTCGATGATCGGCAAGGTGCCGGGCGACGAATGGCAGCGCTTTGCCGGCCTGCGCGCCTATTACGGCTTCATGTGGGCGCATCCGGGCAAGAAGCTGCTGTTCATGGGCGGCGAGCTGGCGCAGTGGCAGGAATGGAACCACGACGCCGAGCTCGACTGGCCGCTGCTGGACCAGCCCATGCACCGCGGCATGCACACGCTGGTGCGCGACCTGAACCGGCTCTACCGCGAGCTGCCCGCGCTGCATGCGCTCGACCACAGTCCCGAGGGCTTCCAGTGGGTGGTCGGCGACGACAACCACAACAGCGTGTTCGCCTGGCTGCGCCGCGCGGGGCCGGACCGCCGCGAGGTGGTGCTGGCAGTGGTCAACATGACGCCGGTGCCCCGCCAGGGCTACCGTATCGGCGTCCCTTATGCCGGCGCGTGGCGCGAATGCCTGAATACCGATGCCGCCGTGTACGGTGGCAGCAACGTCGGCAACGGCGGCGCCGTGATGGCCGTCGACGTGCCTTCCCACGGGCAGCCGGCTTCGCTGGCGCTGACGCTGCCGCCGCTGGCCACGCTGGTGCTGCGCTTCGAGCAGGATGACGGCAGCGAAGGCGCCGCGACATGA